The genomic segment GTCAGGGTGGGCGCCAACGACTCCAGGGTGGCAAGCGTCGGCGCCAGCCTGGCCAGCAGGTCGCTGCGGCCGAGCAGCCGACGCAACCCGCTCGCCTGGTACGCCCGCAGCGGCCCGCGCAGCAGCCGCAACCGTTTCGGGTACGGGAAGAGCGCGAAGACCGCGGCCCGCAGCGCCCGCTCCCGGGCGGTACGCGGATGCCGCCGCTCCACCTGCTGCTTGGTGCTGTCGATCAACCGGTCGTACTGAACGCCCGACGGGCAGGCGGTCACGCAGCCCAGGCAGCCGAGGCAGCGGTCGAAGTGCTGGGCCATCGAGTCGGTGAGCGGCTCCCCACCGAGCCCCTGTTCCATCAGGTGGATCCGGCCCCGGGGGGAGTCCATCTCCTCGCCCCACAGCACGTAGGTGGGGCAGGCCGGCAGGCAGAAGCCGCAGTGCACGCAGTCCGCGATCAGCTCCGCCGACGGCGGGTCGTGGTCGTCGAAGGCCGGCTCGGACATCAGATGCCCCCCACGAAGCGGCCCGGGGCGAGCCGGGCGGCCGGGTCGAACTGTTCCTTCACCCGGCGCATCAGCGCCAGGCCCGGCACCGGCCCCCACAGGTCGATCCGGTCCCGCACCTCGGCCGGCGCGGTCAGCACGACGGCGTGTCCGCCGGCCTCCCGGGCGGCGCCCCGCAACTCATCGACGATCTCGCCCACCACCGTTGGGTAGTCACCCGGCCGGTTCGGCCCAGCCGGGTCGGCCGCCGGCGCGGGCAGTCCGGCGTAGAGCACGCCGGCGCCGGCCGATCCCCGCAACGTGACCGGCAGCCCGTGCCGGTCACCCGCCGCCCGGGCGGCGGCCAGCAGCTCGGGTACGCCGCTGAGCGCGGCGGTCAGCTTCAGCCCCACCCCGCCGGGCGGCCAGGGATGGCGTCCCCACCACCGCGGCGCCCGGCGTTCGGCGGCCGCGTCCCCGCCGAGCAGCCCGGCGGCCGCGGCGGTGCGCCGCTGGACTCCCAGCTCGGTCCCCTCCAGCAGCACGGCCACCTCGATGTCGCCGCCCGGCGGCGCGTCGACCTCGATCGCGGCGGGCACCAGCTGCCCGCCGAGGACGCCGGCGACCAGCCGGCCGGCGGCGGCCGGTGTGTCGACCCGCCGGCTGACCCAGCCGGCGGTGGCCGGGACCGGGTGCAGCCGGAACGCGCACTCGGTGATCAGCCCGAGCGTCCCGTACGAGCCGGTCAGCAGCTTGCCCAGGTCGTACCCGGCGACGTTCTTCACGACCTTGCCCCCGGCGTGCGCGACCACCCCGTCGGCGCGCACCATGGTCACCCCGATCAGCAGGTCGCGGACGGTCCCGTAGAGCACCCGCAGCGGGCCGCTGCTGTTCAGCGCGACGGTCCCGCCGATGGTGGCCCCCGGGTTGTCCGGGTCCGGCGGGTCCAGCGCGAGCCGCTGACCGGCCCGACCGAGCGCGTCGGCCAGCTCGGTCATCGGCGTGCCGGCCCGGACCACCGCGATCAGGTCGCCGGCGGCGTGCTCGACCACCCCGGTCAGCCGGGCGGTGCTGATCACCAGGTCGAGGCGGCGCGGCGCGGCGGCCCAGTCCTGCCGGGTCCCGCCGCCGCGGACCGTCACGGCCAGTTCGTGGTCGGCCGCCGCCCGCAGCAGGGCCGCCGTCTCGGCGGTGTCGGCCGGCGCCGCGACGTACGCCGGTTGGACGCCGGCGACCGCGTCCGCCGGTCCCGCCGGCCGGACGTCCGGCCCGGCGGCCGCGCGCAGGGCGTCCAGGACCGCGTCGGGCATGGTCAGAACACCTCCGCGATGCCGGCTTCGTGCAGCGGGTGCACGCCGCTGCGCCGGCCCGGTCGCTCGCCGCAGAGCCGGGGGGTGGGGAAGATCTTGCCCGGGTTGGCCAGTCCGTGCGGGTCGAAGGCGCACCGCAGCAGCTGCATGGTGGCCAGGTCGTCGTCGGTGAACATCTTCGGCATGTACCGGGCCTTGTCCATCCCCACCCCGTGCTCGCCGGTGATCGATCCGCCGTGCGCGACGCAGAGTTCGAGGATCGCCCCGGAGACCTCCTCGGCGCGCTCGGTCTCGCCGTCGACGCGGGCGTCGAAGAGCACCAGCGGGTGCAGGTTCCCGTCGCCGGCGTGGAAGACGTTCGCCACCCGTACCCCGTTGCGGTGGGCCAGGTCGTCGATGCCGCGCAGCACCTCGGGCAGCGCGGTGCGCGGGATGACGCCGTCCTGGACGATGTAGTCCGGGCTGATCCGGCCGACCGCCGCGAAGGCGGACTTGCGGCCCTTCCAGAACAGCTCCCGTTCGCCGGCGTCGGCGGCGATCCGGATCTCGGTCGCGCCGGCCGCCCGGCAGAGCCCTTCCACCTCGACGAACTGGGCGTCCACCTCGGCCGCCGGGCCGTCCAGTTCCACGATCAGCACCGCGCCCGCGCCGGCCGGATAGCCGCACGCCACCGCCGCCTCAGCGGCGGAGATGGCCAGCGCGTCCATCATCTCGATCGCCGCCGGCAGCACCCCGGCGGCGATGATCGCCGAGGTGGCGGCGCCGGCGGCGTCGGTGCCGGGGAAGGCGGCGAGCAGCGTGCGGACCGCCTCCGGGGAGCGGACCAGCCGGACGGTCACCTCGGTGGCGATGCCGAGCGTCCCCTCCGATCCGACGAAGGCGCCGACCAGGTCGTAGCCGGGGGTGTCCGGGGCGCGGCCGCCGAGCCGGACCAGTTCGCCGTCCGGGGTGGCCACCTCCAGCCCGAGCACGTGGTTGGTGGTGAAGCCGTACTTGAGGCAGTGCGCGCCGCCGGAGTTCTCCGCGACGTTCCCGCCGATCGAGCAGACCTGCTGGCTGGAGGGGTCCGGTGCGTAGTAGTAGCCGGCCGGGCTGGCGGCCCGGGTGACCGCCAGGTTGATCACCCCCGGCTCGACCACCGCGCGTTCGTCGTGTGGGGCGACCTCGATGATGCGGCGGAGCTGGGAGGTGACGATGAGCACCCCGTCGGCGTGCGGCAGCGCCCCGCCGGACAGCCCGGTGCCCGAGCCGCGGGCCACGAACGGCACGCCGGCCCGGACCGCCTCGGCGACCACGGTGGCGCACTGCGCGGCGGTCCGGGGCAGCGTCACCAGGGCCGGCACCACCCGGTACTGGGCCAGCCCGTCGCACTCGTAGGTGCGCAGCCGTTGCCGATCGGTGATGAGCTGGTCAGGTTCGAGCACCGGGCGCAGGGCGGCCGCGAGCCGTTCGATCCGGCTGCGGCCCGCACCCATGGCTCAGGGCATCCGCTCGTACGCCGGCAGGGTGAGGAAGTCGACGAACTCGTCGGCCACCGCGACCTCCAGGAACAGTCGCCGGGCGTCGGCGTACTCGCCGGGCGGGCGGTCGAGTTTGGCGATCTCCTCGTCGGCGATCCGTTCGACGAGTTCCCGGGTGACGGCCGTGCCGTCGACGGTGATGTCGTTGTGCAGCCACTGCCAGACCTGTGACCGGGAGATCTCGGCGGTGGCGGCGTCCTCCATCAGGTTGAACACGGCCACCGCGCCGGTGCCGCGCAGCCAGGCGGCCAGGTACTGAATGCCGACGCTGATGTCGTTGCGCAGCCCGGCCTCGGTGGGTCGGCCGGGGGTGCTGGCCACGTCGAGCAGTTGCGCCGCGGTGACCTTCACCTCGTCCCTGGTCCGGTCGAGCTGGTGGGGTCGGTCGCCGAGCACCCCGTCGAAAACCTCCCGGCAGATCGGCACCAGGTCGGGGTGGGCCACCCAGGAGCCGTCGAAGCCGTCGTTGGCCTCGCGGGTCTTGTCGTCGCGGACCTTCGCCAGGGCGGTCTCGTTGACGGCCGGGTCGCGCCGGCTGGGGATGAACGCGGCCATCCCGCCGATGGCGTGCGCCCCGCGCCGGTGACAGGTCCGGACCAGCAGTTCGGTGTACGCCCGCATGAACGGCGCGGTCATCGTCACCGCGTTCCGGTCCGGCAGCAGGAACTCCCGGCCCCGGCTGCGGAACTTCTTGATCACGCTGAACATGTAGTCCC from the Solwaraspora sp. WMMD1047 genome contains:
- a CDS encoding FAD-linked oxidase C-terminal domain-containing protein produces the protein MGAGRSRIERLAAALRPVLEPDQLITDRQRLRTYECDGLAQYRVVPALVTLPRTAAQCATVVAEAVRAGVPFVARGSGTGLSGGALPHADGVLIVTSQLRRIIEVAPHDERAVVEPGVINLAVTRAASPAGYYYAPDPSSQQVCSIGGNVAENSGGAHCLKYGFTTNHVLGLEVATPDGELVRLGGRAPDTPGYDLVGAFVGSEGTLGIATEVTVRLVRSPEAVRTLLAAFPGTDAAGAATSAIIAAGVLPAAIEMMDALAISAAEAAVACGYPAGAGAVLIVELDGPAAEVDAQFVEVEGLCRAAGATEIRIAADAGERELFWKGRKSAFAAVGRISPDYIVQDGVIPRTALPEVLRGIDDLAHRNGVRVANVFHAGDGNLHPLVLFDARVDGETERAEEVSGAILELCVAHGGSITGEHGVGMDKARYMPKMFTDDDLATMQLLRCAFDPHGLANPGKIFPTPRLCGERPGRRSGVHPLHEAGIAEVF
- a CDS encoding FAD-binding oxidoreductase — its product is MPDAVLDALRAAAGPDVRPAGPADAVAGVQPAYVAAPADTAETAALLRAAADHELAVTVRGGGTRQDWAAAPRRLDLVISTARLTGVVEHAAGDLIAVVRAGTPMTELADALGRAGQRLALDPPDPDNPGATIGGTVALNSSGPLRVLYGTVRDLLIGVTMVRADGVVAHAGGKVVKNVAGYDLGKLLTGSYGTLGLITECAFRLHPVPATAGWVSRRVDTPAAAGRLVAGVLGGQLVPAAIEVDAPPGGDIEVAVLLEGTELGVQRRTAAAAGLLGGDAAAERRAPRWWGRHPWPPGGVGLKLTAALSGVPELLAAARAAGDRHGLPVTLRGSAGAGVLYAGLPAPAADPAGPNRPGDYPTVVGEIVDELRGAAREAGGHAVVLTAPAEVRDRIDLWGPVPGLALMRRVKEQFDPAARLAPGRFVGGI